The nucleotide sequence TACTTCTACTTCTCCGTTAGATTCCTTAAACTCATAATTATTGAATTTCCCTAAGTTTAATGGTTTTTCATCTTTTGCCCACAATGATGTATGCAGGAATATTGCATCCGTTTCTTTTGCTTTGGAGAATATATTTTTTACCTTCTCCTTATCATACTCACCTTGTGGGTATTTCCCACTTTTAAATACTTTTATCTTCACTATTTCGCCTCGTTTCTTATCTTAACTGACCTTTCTTCCACTTTATTATCCAATCCTTATACTTTATCCTCTGACCTCTATTTAAGCCCATAAATCGTCGCTGTGGGATATTCCTTTTTGGATATCCAAAATTATGGACTGCTGCGTACTTTGTATTTGTTCCAACAATAGCTTCTGTTCTTGTATTTCGTGCCCTTATGGAATTTCTTAACCTTCCTGTATTACTTAATATTCTGCTTCTGCCTTTTACTGCTCTTCTTCCCCTCTTCTTTTTAAGACCTGAATTGTATCTTGATATTATGGTATTTCCTTTTAACCCTTTCCATGGTCTGCCGTCAGTGTCTACTTCATTTCTAAACCTCATATCCACTTCTTTTTTCATATCCCTTGAGATTTTTCCTGTTAGATAAGTAATATCATACATACTCTTTACTGCTTTTACTCTTTTATCCAGATTCTTGAGATTCCTTATTACTTTTAGTTTAGCCTTCATAATTAGATACCTTCTTGTAAAGTTCCTCAGCTTCTTTTTCCTTTTGGTTTACATATCTTTTTATACCTGATATGTAATTACTTCCTATATTCTTATCAAAGCCTTTTTGAGGATTTGTCCCTATTTCTCCGCTTTCTGCTCTGTATCCGTAATTAGTCATATCCTCTTCACTCAAAGCCGTTACTCTGCTTCTACATCTGAAATGATTTGGCGGATAATATACCTCCCAGAAAGGACTGTCTAATCTATACACTTTTCCATCTAACTGTCTACATAAATCTGTCTCCCTTCCGTCTAATATGGCATCATACAGGCCGTAAATGAATCCATACTGCATACCTTCCTGTAATTGTTCCCACTGACCTACACTTTGTGCATTTATCATTGTCTGGTCAAATACCTGTCTTAGATAATATCCGTCTTTTCCAAAGCCTAAGCTTTCAATATCTATGTTCTTTTTAAAGTCTTCAAAGGTCTGGCCAAGTTCCAGATTCTTTAGTAATTCTGAATACAATGTCTTTGTTACTTCTAAATCAGTACTTCTTTTTATCCAGAAGTAATTTGTTCTGTATCTTTCCATTACTCTTTGGATCTGATCATACGTTTGGGGCTCTCTGTTTAGTAACCAGTTTATTGCCTCATTGAAAGTCATATTGAATATATCCTGCAGATCTATTTCAGAATATACGGCAAACTCACTTTTCTTTTTATACTCGGCTGTTTTACTTCTATCTTTTATCGTTAAATACTGTCCCCATAATTCTGATAAGATTAATGAATTTTCATGGTTCTTTGTTCCGGTATCTATAGTCCGAATATCTTCTATAGAAGTAATATTTTTTATTTGATCCGCTATCTTTTTACTTATTTCAGGGACTATTTGTTTCCTGAGCCTTTCCATGTATTCTGTTGTTTTTTTATTACTGTCTTCAGTATTTTTCTTGGAAAACTCCGTAAATGGGTTATTTGGCTGCTGTTCATCTTTTTTCTTTAAGCTCTTATATCCGAATACTTCCTGTAATTCCGTCTCATCTATTTCATACCCTGCCTGTGATAGCTTTACTATCTGATCCGCCTTCTTATTTACTTCGTCCTGTTCTAAGTTCTTTATCTCAAGTTCTTTTTTACGATCCTGCTGCCTGTTTATTTCTATGTAATACTGATTCGGGTCATATCCATGGATTAAACCGTCTATATCAATTATTTTGTCCAGTTCTTCCCTTACAAAAAGCGCTATTTCATCTTCTATCTTTTCCTTTTCTTCCTGATGGATTGTTCCTAATGCCTGAGTCCCATTACCATTTGCACTACCGTCATTTATGGTTAAAGTACTTCCCAGGATATTCTGAAATATTTTTCTTTCCAGCTTTTCCATTAGTAAATTATGTATTTCTATATTCAAGTCTGCAAGCCTCAACAGTACTATACTATCCTTTATCCCACCCGCATTTGGAATTCCAACTGTATTCTTATCCATCATTCTTTTTAGTTCCTGACCCGTCTTTTCCACCAGTTCATCTTCAAGATTCGGATCATAACCAAACAACACGATAGTCCCACCATACTTTTCTATTATTCCGTTCATTTTCCCTTTGATGTATTTTATTTCCTCATAAGTCTTCAATATGGGCTTTAGTAATGTTTCTCCGTATGGCTTTGTCACATCTTCGTTGTATATGGATATATGCCATTTCATTGGATTATTTAGATATATCTTCTCGGATATTTTGCTTTGTATGTAGAATTCCTTCTTTTCTTTATCATATCTGATTAATTCTCTCGGAATAAAATCCAGTCTTTCTATCTCAAAATTTTCATTGTAGATTACTTCATGGACTGTTATTTTTAGAAAAGGTGTTTTTGCCAGTTCTCTGATAAAATTTACTTTGCTTTTTATGTTATTTAGCCTTCTCTGCCCTTCTTCAAGCAGAGTTTTCTCTTGGGAATCATTAACTACACCTTTTTCACTTGTAAAGATTAATTCCCGTGAAGTTACTCCTCTTACCAATGTTGAGATTGCTGTATTTATGTCTATATATTCAAATATTTCCTGTAATTCATGAGCCTCATAAACGTTCTTATATTCAATATCATAGCCGTTTATATCAATTACATTTCTCGCTATATTTTGTAGTACGTTTTTATTTGTTATATATGACGGCTCTCTTGGCTTCCTGTTTTTCCAAAACATTTTATTTTCCTTTCCCTAACAATCTTTCTATGTCTATTCCCTTTTTAGGCTGTTTATATATCGCATATCTCATCGCGTCTATTATGTGATTAAAGGCATCTACCGGCTTATTAAGAACTCTGCTGTCCTTTGTATCCCAGATGTAGCTTGAAAATTCCGTTATTGTGTTTACGCATCTTGGATGAATGTATATTTTGTATTGCTGTAATAGCTGAATTCCATGGAGTATACTGTCTTTTCCCTTAACTGATGGCTTTATTCTTCTTATTCCGTGTCTTTTTATTTCCTCTATACTCTTCTGTTCTGCTGAATCTCCTATTATTTCTTCCTTTTCATAACCCATGTATTTTATCTGTCTTGCTATTTCATCATTCAGCATTCCGGGTTTATAGAATTCATCAAATACATAAATTTCTTTATTTTCTTCATCTTCAAGATATCCTATGAAAGCTGACGGGTCATTCGTATATCCGAAATCAAGTCCGAATCTTGAGACCACTCCTTTTCTTTTGGATATCTCCCTGTAGTCAAACTCTTTTTCTTCCCAGTTTTCAAATACAAGACCTTCTGCTATTCCCCACTCTGCTTCTCCTTCTACTCTGTATCTTTTTGGATTATCCCGTTTCATTTTCTTAAAGATTTTTCTATCATCTTCGCCCAGAAATTCATTTACTTTGTAAGTGGTAGTTAATGCCAGTATATCCTCATCTTCTGTATCAAAGAATCTCGCTTTCAGCCAGTGCCTTTCATTCCAAGGATTAAATGTGAATGTTATCTGTTTCCAGAGATGATCAGGTAATTTTCCTCTTATGGATAAATCAAGTTTATTAAAGGCATCTTCATTTGTTATTTCGTATGCTTCTTCGCTTTGTGTTACGAACAAGCCGTTTCCGCTTATCCTCTGTACATTACTGCACAGTTCAGACTATATCTTCACTCATTTGAGTGCTCCCCGTTTCGAATTCACTTGAATCCTACTCTACTCATCAGGAGATTTTCCTGCTTTCGATAGTCGTTGAACGTTTTTACTCTGTGGTATTATCTTTCTAATAACATACAGATACCTATTTTTATATCTTTGCTATTATTTTTGTCTGCTTTGTGTATTCTTTAGCCAGTTTTCCACATTTGTAAACTTCGCTGCTGATTGCCCTCTAAGTCAATTTAGTTAGGGTGTTCCAGCAATTAGAGGAGTTTATTTTTATGTGCTGAACCGATCTCTTAATCCAGCACCAACACAGATATCCTTCCGATACTGTTATTGATGTTAATTTTAGAGGATCATCAAGACCTCTAAATAAGATTTTCTGCCCTGTCGGAATGTAGCTTAATTCAAGAGGGCTTCTTGTTGCTTTCCACAGATGACTTACTCCCAGCCTCTCTGTCGCCCAGATCAGATCCGTATAGCTGCTGTCTCTCAAAGTATTAAATACTTTCCTCACTACCAGAGCATTGGAATCTTTATGTTTCATTATGTTGTATATGAGCCATAATGCCATCGTCTTGCTTTTTTTACTTCCTCTGCTACCTTTTAACAGTCTGTATCTTTCTTTTGCATTCCAGAAAGTTTTATACCCTTTTCCGACAATATCTGGCAATCTTATTTTGGTGTATTTATTCATCCAGATCATCCTCTCCGACTATCACGACAGGAACAGCTTCTGTAAAATTTAATTTTTCTGTAAACAGACTGTATCTTTTTCCGAGTAGCTCTGCTGCTTTTAATCTATCCTTAGCACTTATTTGTTTTTTTATTATTTTAGCTTCACTCATACCGTCTCCTGTACCTTCTGTAACTACAACTTCTTCTTTTATTTCACCTCGCATCGAAGATGATAAATGTTCCATTACTTCTGTTGCATTAGCTATTCTTTTACTTTGCATTTTTTCCAGTCTTGCCTCTATATATTTTTTTATACCTACTTTACCCAACAGCTCATGTGCTCTTTTCTCTGCATAGGTATCACTATATCCTGCCTTCTTTGCCGCCTCTATTGCACCACCGCATTCAACATAGAAATCTGCAAATCTTTTTTGCTTTTCTGATAACTTCATTTTTTATCACCTCCGTATGCTTAAAATAAAAAAAGCTACCGAAAAACAATGACTTTTACATCATCATTTGACGGTAGCTCAGTAGCTCCACATCCTTCACAAGATAATAAATACCCTGCTTTTATTTAATTTTCTTTTTTCTTTTTATTATATCATACTTTTGTCAATTTTGATCATGGTTGACAACAGCTTTTTTCTAATTCGTTCAATATGGCTGTGAACAGTACTTCTCGAAAGTCCTAATTTAGCCCCAATCATATATTCTGATAATCCCTGAAGCCTCAAATTATAAATTTCTATTTCTCTAGGGCTTAATTTCTCTAATGGGGTTTCTTTATTTTTGATCATTCATTTTCACTCTCCTAAACATTACTAAGTTCTTTTGAGTATTATTAGTTTTTAAAAAGGCGAGTAGTTTATCAATTCTTTTTTTCTCCCGTACCTTTTGAATTTATTTCACTCACAAGTTTTGAAAAATATTCTTCCTTTTCTTTTTCTGTTAGTGGCGTCCTTAAATCAACTATCTTCTTTAGTTTTTCCATTTCTATCCCACTTCCTTCTCAAATCTGTCTCATACATCCCATGGAATTTCCCAGCATACCATCTCACAAGTTTGCTCTTAAACTGCTTTTCCGTCACATATCTTAGTTTCGGTCTTTTCTCATAAATTTTCCCGAATATGTGGCCTAAAATTAATAATATTAGTTCCAGAGGTGCAAAGATTACACACATCATAAAATGTATCACCAAAAATAAAATTATCCGGATTCTTAAAAATTTCTCTGTTTTCATTAGCTCCCTCCATATTTCCAATTCTTAACATCTTCTAAAAACTGTATCTTTTCCAGCTTTTTAATCTCTGCTCTGTATTCCAAAGTGGCAGCACATATGTTGTATATTGTCACACATATTACAAAAGTTATTATTATCTCTTTCATTCCGCCACCTCTAATTCCATAAGCTCTGCCTTGCTCCAAGCTTTTCCGCTTTCCCATGTGATGAAGGTGAATAGTTCTTTATTTATTTTTAAATTCCACCCTTTACTTCTCCAATGGTTAAAACCTTTTGGTATATCCGGTTTATGAGAACTTAAATATAAATCTCCACTCATGTCTCTTGATAACCAAAATTCCGGCTCAATACTTTCTGCAACATCTTTCTCTTTCCTCGTAAGCTTAGGCTTTTCATTAAGCATCACTTTTAAGCCGTAGAATTCTAGTTCATCCAGATTATTTTTTGATACATTGAACATATCAATCCATTTATTCTCACCGTTTACACTCTTTGTAAGCCTCTCAAATACTAAGCTGTTCATGCTGCTACCATAATTTTCTTTAATTCTGTTTCGCTTCCCCCATTCAAAACCTTTTAATTCAATTAATCTCTCTATATTTTTTATATCCATTCTTATCATCTCCTATACTTATCAATTCTTGCTTTTAAGCTGTTTAATAATGCTTCCTGTACATCTCCTTTATCTCCGAGTGCTGCCATTACATCCACATCTCTTGTTCCTTCTGTTATCAGGTGGTGTATAAATACTTTTTTAGTTTGTCCCTGTCTGTGAAGCCTTTTATTTGCCTGCTGGTACAATTCCAAAGACCAGTTTAATCCAAACCAAATTACGTGGTTTCCTCCGGCTTGTAAATTCAGACCATATGCACTACTTGCAGGATGCGTGAGTAATATATCTATTTCCCGGTTATTCCAGTCTGTCACATCCTGATCAGTCTTTAGCTCTCTGACCCTCAAATTTGACTTTGACAAACTTTTCTTAATCCGGTCTTTGTCATGTTTGAAAGAATAGAAAACTAATGCTGATTGTCCATTTAGAGCTTCTACGAGCTCTTGGAAAGCCTCTATCTTGCAATTATGTACTTCATGGATTTTTCTATCCTCATCATAAACAGCACCATTACTCAATTGTAAAAGCTTATTTGTTAAAGCTGCTGCACTGGTCACATCTACGGTTTCTCCAGTTTCAATTAACTCAAGTATCATTTCTTTTTCTAATTCGTCATATGCTTTCTGGGCTTTCGTATCAAGTTCAACTGATATTCTGTTGTAATTTATATCTGGTAATTCCAGATAATCCTCTGCTTTCATGCTTATACAGATATCCGATATTTTGTTATGTATTGAATCTTCTGAACCATCTTTCAAATCATATGTACCAAAGCTCTGATCTCCATATCTTGTATAATTAAAATATCTTTCCCGGAAACCTGTTATATTTTTTTCCAGTCTTTGCCCTTGGTCAAGTAGATATATCTGAGCCCATATATCAATCAGCCCGTTAGGTGCCGGTGTTCCTGTCAGTCCTATAATTCTTTTTATTTTTCCAAGGACTAACTTCAGGCTTTTAAATCTTTTGGATTGATGATTTTTGAATGATGACAGCTCGTCAATTACGACCATATCAAACGGCCATGAATTCTGATAATATTCAACTAACCATTGTGTATTTTCCCGGTTAATAACATAGATGTCCGCCGGAGTATTAAGAGCTTTTATTCTTTGTTTCAAGGTCCCTAAGACCTTAGAAACTCTTAATAATCTCAAGTGTTCCCACTTTTCTATTTCTTTGCTCCAAGTAGATTCTGCCACTTTTTTTGGAGCTATTACCAGAACTTTTTCAACATCAAGCCTGCTATATATCAAATCATTTATTGCCGTTAATGTTATTATTGTTTTACCAAGCCCCATATCAAGTAATAATCCTAAACTTTTATCTGATACAGCTCTGTCAATACAATACTTTTGATAATTATGTGGTATGAATTCCATTGTTATTTAGTCCTTTCTAAGCGTTTTCTTGCTTCTCTTACCAGTCCGTCAATTTGTTGTTTTGAATCAATGATCATAACCCCAAACCCTAAATCTCTAATTTTCCTGATCTGACTGTCTTGGATTGCTCTTGTTTTTTTTCCCGGAGCTTTTAACTCTACAAAAAACGACCATCTTCCGGGCAACAACACTAATCTGTCTGGCACTCCTGCATTACCCGGACTTACAAATTTATATGCTATGCCTCCGAGTTTTTTTATTTCATCTCTCAAATATTTTTCAATATCTTTTTCTTTTAATTCATTTTTAAACATATTGTCTCCTTTTTTATTTAGGCAAATTTATCTCTAAAAGATGTAACAGATTCTATATAAGTTTATACTATATACGAAATAAACGAATTAAGCATATTAAGTAAAACGTATATATTGCATAATATGCTTAATATACATATATTATATAAAAGTTATAAAATATATGTTACATGTTACATACATATATATATAGTAGTATTAATAGTACTTTGACTATGTATCAAAAGGTGTAACATTCTCATTTTTTTGTTTCATTAATCTTTTTTAATGTTACACCTTTTCACCACTTTGTTACATCATTTTTAACTCTTAATCTGTTTATTTTAAAAAACTTTCTAATTTTTCTGTTACATTGTTACACATTTATCAAAAACGCTATTTACAAAGTCTTGAGGTGTAACACTTAATTTGCTCTTTCAAAACCTCTTTGTACCCCATAACAGCCAAATCTTAATGTCTTTTTAAGTCGATTCCATCCTGATAAGTTTTCTAAAATTAAATTTATTTCTCTTGAATCTGCTGTCTTCATATTTTTTACATCTCCGCCTAGACACTCGCACCATATTTCCAAAGCACAAATTCTGTCTCTTTTCACCATTTTTTCCTTTACTTCTATATCGAACGGGCTTCTTACATATTCTATTTTCTGTTTTAGTGTTTTAGAGTTCCAACTTTCCGGTATTTCGGTCTCCAAAAATTCCGATATTATTCCTTCTTTAGGTGAGCTTTCACTATGTTGTTTTTGCATTTCAAGGGCTATTGCTTTCGCTTCTTCTCCATCTAAATCAAGTTTTAAACCAGCTATAAAATTAACATATGCTTCTGCCCATATCTGATCCACCTCTTTTGGTAAATCATCAAACACAGATTTGGTAGGTTTTTGTTCCAGTATTACAATTGGCCAGAATCTTCTATCACCTGTTTTATCTCTCAAAAACTCCCAGTTATTAGTAGTCCCAAAAAAGACACAACGTCTGGGATGATTCCTGTTTCTATGACCAAAAGGGTCTCTGTATCTATCCTCTTGTTTTGATAAAAAGTGTTTTACGGCATTTACTTTTGACATTCCCATACCTGACAACTCCCCAAGTTCTATTATCCAAGCACCTTGTATTGTCACAGCTGCTTCTTTACCATCAAAATTATCTAAACTATTACTAAACCAAGGACCACCTAAAGTCCTAAAAAAAGTAGTTTTCCCTTTCCCCTGCCCTCCTTGTAATATGGGAGCATAATCATATTTAACTGCACCGTCTATTGCTCTGGCTACAGCAGCAGTCAAAGCTACTTTCATTACCTGTCTTGTATAATCGTTATCAACTGCCCCGAAATAATCGATTAAAAGTGTATCCAATCTTTTTATGCCATCCCAAATTAAACTTTCTAAATATTTTTTCACTTCATTTATTTTATTCTTTTTAGCTACTATACTCAGTGCATCCGATATTTTGTCTTTCCCGGTAATCTCGTAAAACTCCTCTAGATGATTTCTCAGACTGCTGTCGTCGACATCTTCCCACTCTCTTTTGACTTCTGTTTCTTCTGAGTTATCCCAAGGCAGACGACCTAATACTAAACTTCTGGTAGCAAAATCATCTAAAGCTATTTTCCCTTTTAAAAGAACGTCATTTTCTAGTATTATTTCTATATTTCTTATTGTTTTTTCATTTTTTCCATTTTGGTTTTTCTTAAGACTGTTCATCCACGATAAGTCTACATCGTCATCTACTCCGAAAGCATCAAAAGCTCTTTTATATCTATCTTTATTCAATATTTCAGCAACTTCATCAATTCCATATGCCAATTTCCGCATTTCAACAAAAGAAGGCAGCTTCCCATTTGGTGTCAGCTCTTTTGCCACATCATCAAGACCGCCAAATTTATGAAGTCTTACTAAATCAAAGGCATTACATAAAGTTTGTCCTGCCGGATCCGTTGCATGATGGGAATATACAAATTTATCATCATATACTACTGCCCCGCCGTAAGTACTCCCGCCCATAAAAGTTAATCTGTCCTTTACATCACATATCTCGTAACTGTCAGGAATAAATCTTTCTATTGCTTCATAGATATTAAATACTTTACAAAATGCCCCTATTACTCCGTCCTTTTCTGTGGGATCCTGTTGCTTTTTTACCTGATTTTCTCTTACTTTGTCATATCCCGGAACCTGTGGCCATTCTGTAACATCTTTCCAGTCTTTATATTGTGACAGTATCCAGTCTGTTTTTATAAAAGGCTTATCCTCATATTTATAAACATAATTACTATCAGAACTGCAGCTAGGCCAGAACATCAACCTTGCTACTTCAAAAGTGGTAGGATCACACAGCCCTATTCCTATCATATTACCTAATTTTCTTGCCACCGGTTCGTATTCATCAGAGGTCATACTGCGATCAACAGGGATAATAACTCTTAATCTTGGCTGATAATCTGAATGTTTTCTTGTTGAATATACAGCATATCCAATATTAAGGCTGCTTATTCTTTTTAATACTTCCTCTGTTTTCCCAGCTTCTATATTATCCAGATCAAGAGTTACGAGATCCCTTGATAGTATATTTGTATTTCTTCTCTTACCTTCTTTGAGCTTCCCGCCTACAAAGCCACCCACATCTTTTAACCCATCCTGATCCGGTTTTTTCATAGCCAAAAATTCTTCTAAAGTTTCATCAGTACGAACTGGTGTTTTTATTTTATTAACAAAATCAGACCACTTCATTACTTCCGTTTTCCACTCTATCGACTTTCTACTATTACCATTACTGATTACTATATCCCTGTTGTTCTCCATTTACTTCTCCTTTCGCTCTACCTTTCCGGTTCCGTTACACAATTCGCAGTCTATAAAATTTTCACCTTCATCAGTATGAAAACCATCACCGCCACAATTAGGGCAGATATCAGGTTCATAATATCCAGTTTTTATTCTTTCCAATGTCCTGTCTATTTTCTGTCTTGCTATTTCTATAATTTCACCTCTTTTACCATGTTTAAAGAAACGCTCTAAAAGATTCACATCAAGGATATAAAATTCAAGCATAGGGATTAGAACAAATTCTAAGAAATCGATTTTATTTATTTGTTCTGCTACAACATAACAATCTGTTAATTCTTCTAAAATTTTAGATATATCTGTCTTCTTAGACCAAAGCGCCTTTATTGTGTTTTTATTACACAGGTAGAATTCTCTGATTGCTCGCTCAAATTCTTCCAGTTCTTCCAACAATTTAGCTTTCTGATTTATCTCACCAAAATGATTCTTTATCGTTTTCAGTTTATTTTTATATTCTTCATTTAAATTACTTAACATTTATTAATCACATCCTTAAATATATTCTGTTTAGTCTTCAAACAATCTACTGATTTCTTCCAGCCTCTCATTCATCTTCTTCACTTTTTTATTTACAGCTTGTCGCGTAACTCCCAACATCTTCCCTATATCTCCCTGTTTATATCCCTGTTTATGGTGCAAGTCGTATATTTGTAGTTCTTCTCTGTTTAAAACTAGCTTCTTGATTATTGTTTTTAATTTATTTCTTGACAAAGTGTTTATAAAGTCTATTATTCTTCCGGATTTTAATATCTCGTCTAATTCCCACATAAAATCCTTTATTTTCATTTCTTCTATATCTTCCACAGTAACAATAGATTTCGGAAATAAATCCTCTCCGGCTACTTTCAGCATTATTAGTTCTCCGATATCCTTATCAAGAACTTTATATTCTTTGTATTGTATCGCCATCCATAACCTCTAATCTTTCTTATAGTAATAGCTTTCGAAACCATCTGCATTTAATAATAATCCGTCAGCCCAGTTAATATTCTGCCCCATTATGTTGCAAATTTCGTCCACTGTTACACTTTCTTCTGTTTCGACTACTATTTCATCGTGAATATGCATTACTATCTTAAATCCTTTATTTTTCACTCTTATTAAGCTTTCTGCCAAACAATCCCGGGCAATAGCCTGTGTTACATTCTCCACAAGTTTTCCACCGTAACTTTCCTGTGTTTCCCATTTCCTCGTTGTCTGATTTACTCCTTTGTATGTTATTACTGTTGCATTCCAACTATTTAATCTTGTCCCTGGTGATGCATAATATAATTTTCTTTTGCTTGGCAGCTGTATCGTCATAAAATCAAGACCGGTTATAAAATCATATTCATAAGCCAGTATCAAGCCTTTTATATTTACCGATTCTTTATTTTCTATTACATAGGCGGCTGCATTCCCTAATTGTTGCCACAGATCATAAATTCTTTTATTTGATGATCTCCACCTATAAACAATATCCTGAAGTTCATCATCACTCAGTCCCATTTTGTCAGCTCCCATTGCTTTAAGTGCACCCACGCTACCGCCATAGCCAAGTGCCAATTCTGCTATTTTCCCCTTTTGTCTTAATTCATATTCCTTATTGCCTTTTACTATTCGCTCTATCGGAACACCAAACATCTGACTTGCCGATGCTTCGTATATTTTCCCATGGGTTCTGAATACATTCTGTCGCCATTCCTCCCCTGCAAGCCAAGCAATCACCCGTGCCTCAATTGCAGAAAAGTCCGCTACTACAAACTTTTTCCCAACCTCAGGTATAAAAGCCGTCCTGATGAGCTGGCTTAATGTA is from Sebaldella sp. S0638 and encodes:
- a CDS encoding virulence-associated E family protein translates to MENNRDIVISNGNSRKSIEWKTEVMKWSDFVNKIKTPVRTDETLEEFLAMKKPDQDGLKDVGGFVGGKLKEGKRRNTNILSRDLVTLDLDNIEAGKTEEVLKRISSLNIGYAVYSTRKHSDYQPRLRVIIPVDRSMTSDEYEPVARKLGNMIGIGLCDPTTFEVARLMFWPSCSSDSNYVYKYEDKPFIKTDWILSQYKDWKDVTEWPQVPGYDKVRENQVKKQQDPTEKDGVIGAFCKVFNIYEAIERFIPDSYEICDVKDRLTFMGGSTYGGAVVYDDKFVYSHHATDPAGQTLCNAFDLVRLHKFGGLDDVAKELTPNGKLPSFVEMRKLAYGIDEVAEILNKDRYKRAFDAFGVDDDVDLSWMNSLKKNQNGKNEKTIRNIEIILENDVLLKGKIALDDFATRSLVLGRLPWDNSEETEVKREWEDVDDSSLRNHLEEFYEITGKDKISDALSIVAKKNKINEVKKYLESLIWDGIKRLDTLLIDYFGAVDNDYTRQVMKVALTAAVARAIDGAVKYDYAPILQGGQGKGKTTFFRTLGGPWFSNSLDNFDGKEAAVTIQGAWIIELGELSGMGMSKVNAVKHFLSKQEDRYRDPFGHRNRNHPRRCVFFGTTNNWEFLRDKTGDRRFWPIVILEQKPTKSVFDDLPKEVDQIWAEAYVNFIAGLKLDLDGEEAKAIALEMQKQHSESSPKEGIISEFLETEIPESWNSKTLKQKIEYVRSPFDIEVKEKMVKRDRICALEIWCECLGGDVKNMKTADSREINLILENLSGWNRLKKTLRFGCYGVQRGFERAN
- a CDS encoding MarR family transcriptional regulator codes for the protein MAIQYKEYKVLDKDIGELIMLKVAGEDLFPKSIVTVEDIEEMKIKDFMWELDEILKSGRIIDFINTLSRNKLKTIIKKLVLNREELQIYDLHHKQGYKQGDIGKMLGVTRQAVNKKVKKMNERLEEISRLFED